The genomic stretch GAGCTCGACGCACGCAAACTCGGCCAGACGTTCGAAAGCCGCGAATCGTTGGTCGGCACGGTCCTGCTCGGTGAAGTCGGCGTTCGTTTCCTCGACCGCGTCCGCGCGCTCACGCCGCGTATCGTCGCCGTCTCGGCGGGTTTCCCGGGTTTCTGCCACTCGGTGAACTCCAACGAACAACAATCCGTCGAGCTGTTGGTCGATCACTTGATCGACCGCGGCCACACCGAGATCGGCTGGCTGGGCGGCAACCTCGGACTCGGTCGCCACACCCAGCGGCGAAACGCCCTGAAAACCGCGCTCGAACTTCGCGGCCTCACGGCTCGCGACGAGTATTGGATCGACGAAACGAGCGGAGATCGCATCGCCGGTTCGAACGCCGTCTCCAACCTGTTTACTCGAAGGCGGGACAAACATTTCCCCACCGCCCTGATCTGCTACAACGGTCTCGTGGCACGCGGTGCCGTGAACACGCTCCACAAGCTCGGCCTCGCCGTCCCGGACGAGATCAGCGTCGTCGCCGTCGACCACACCCGAGTTCTCTTCGAAGAGAATCCCGTCCTCACCGGAGCGAGCGCCATCCCCGAAAAGATGGGCGAAGCCGCAGCGCGCCTGATCCTCGAAAGTCTCGAGTCCGACCGAGGGGGATTCACCGACCTCGTGTTGCCGGCCGAACTCGTGCTCGGCACGTCGAGTGGTCCCCGTCCCAAGGCACGTTGATATTCCGTCCACTCCACCCATGAGCCATTCGTCGCGACCGCACCGGATTCGTCGCACCGTCGCAACCACGCTCGCCATGGCCCTCTGCGCCATCTCTTCCGCGGCAAAGCCACCCGAGATCCACCCGCGCTGGAACCAAGCCGGCTACACCCCCGAGCGCGCAAAATCGATCCTCGTGATGACTTCGTCCGATCTGGCCGGACGGCCTTGGTCGATTTCCAAGGTCGACACCGACGCCTCCACCGATCCCGTGCTGGAAGGACGCTTTCTGCCGTCGACGGTAGGTGCAGGACCCCACACTCCACTGCCCTTCAACCACCTCGTCGACTTCTCGTCTCTGCGAGACGAAGGCCGATACCGCTTCCAACACGCGGAGACCACT from Opitutales bacterium ASA1 encodes the following:
- a CDS encoding LacI family DNA-binding transcriptional regulator, which encodes MARPRKVSQTQIARDLGVSQALVSLALNGRKTGISVETYDRIWAHAIALGYTPKGMRVDSAPNARRRREIGYILRSPLRLYSQSNFFSHVQHGLHTTLEAVGCTALFLGAEDELDARKLGQTFESRESLVGTVLLGEVGVRFLDRVRALTPRIVAVSAGFPGFCHSVNSNEQQSVELLVDHLIDRGHTEIGWLGGNLGLGRHTQRRNALKTALELRGLTARDEYWIDETSGDRIAGSNAVSNLFTRRRDKHFPTALICYNGLVARGAVNTLHKLGLAVPDEISVVAVDHTRVLFEENPVLTGASAIPEKMGEAAARLILESLESDRGGFTDLVLPAELVLGTSSGPRPKAR